tgcgaaggctgaggaaagtccatctcccactccccatcctcatcacattctataggtgttgtattgagagcatcctgagcagctgcatcactgcctggtttggaaattgcactgtctcggatcgcaagaccctgcagtggatagtgaggtcagctgaaaggatcatcggggtctctcttcctgccatcacggacatttacaccatacgctgcatctgcaaagcaaacagcattatgaaggaccccacgctacctcatacaaactcttctccctcctgccatctgggaaaaggtaccaaagcatttgggctctcacgaccagtctatataacagtttcttcccccaagtcatTAGacacctcaatacccagagtctagtctgacaccaacttagacagtctccctctccctctccctctccctctccctctccctctccctctctcccccccctctcttccccctcccctgaaAGCCACTCCACTTCTTTTGCAATTTTTGataatttctttctcaattcctgccaaaatgttgtttacatttacataatttattattatattgtaatttgccctttactgtgtccattgtcttgtttattaattattgtactgtcttgcactgttttgtgcactttatgtagtcccatgtaggtctgaagtctaatgtagttctgtgttgtttcatgtaacacATGGTGctgaaggaacattgtttcgtttttcctgtgaactatgctggcagctatggttgaaatgacaataaaagcgacttgacttgacatatCGGCCCATGGCCGTCTCTGCTGCCATTAGAGGCATGTAGCAGACTCtgaggcacatggatggtagatgAATGGAGGGCCCTGTGGAAGGAAAGGGTCAGATTGATATAAGTAGGTTAaagagttggcacaacattgtgggctgaagggcctgtactgttcaagattgtttaatgttatttaccagtacacaagtgtaacgAAGAATGAAatattgttactccggatctagTGCAGCATAAAAaagcacagtaagataaagaacagaataataataaaacaatgaATCCATAAGATTACTTCTACATTCATTATATGTCCattaaagtgacactaggcacaggagtatacgtgacctgactgacaggaaatgataaagtagtgttggttggggttgtggagtgggtgaaggtgttgcttgggaaggtaactgtttttgagtctggtggtcctggtgtgaatgCTACATAGCCTTCTCCCAatgggagtgggataaacagtCCATGATCAGGGAGGGTGagttccttcatgatgttactggcctttttccagcacctttctgtatacgtGTCCTTGATTATGGGTACAGTGGTGCCGGcgttgcattgggcagttttgactacccgttgtcgAGCCTTCCTGTCCGCTGCAGCACAGCTTCCACACTgcgcagtgatgcagcctgttaggacAGTACGCAGTAATGTTTTATGTGTAAGTAAAGATGgtgaatgaaaatgaagatttaaaaaaacaaagttgGAAATGGGAGAAAAGTTGAGGTAATGGGTGGTTTGTTACTGTCACAAGTATTGAGATgcattgaaaagcttgtcttgtatgctgttcattcagatcaaatcattacccaATGCATTGAACAAGAATAAGGTAAAGTAATTCAGAATAAACTGTAAAAACTACTAAAGAAGTGCAGTGCAGAAAAATGAAAAAGTGCAGGATTGTGAGGCCTGCAATGAAACTTATCgtacaagagtctgataacaatggtgtagaaactgtccttgagcctgatggtatgtgctttcacCTATCCCTTTACCCCactttttcattctggcatcttccccttccttatcAGTCCTGAAGAACAGTCTCAgccaaaaatgttgactgtctattcatttccacagatgctgcctgacctgctgagctcctccagcattgtgtgttgttttgtaccttctgcccagtggaagaaggggggagggaacATCTGGGGAGGGCGAGCTTTGGCTATTTCAGCAACAAGTGTGGACAGAGCCCATGGAAGGGGAGGTTGGTTCCCGTGTCCAcaaatctgcagtttcttgtggccaGTTTTCTACAGAGAGTAAGGCAAACTTTGTTGGAATAAAGGAGATTAATACATTTTTCTAGGGGCTGAGACAGATTCAAGTTCAAAGTTATCATTCATCTATACccatgtatacagctaaaggaAACATTGTTCCTCTGAGGCCAAGATGCAATTTCCAGTGTGTATATATTACATACAGTATGTAAAATAACAACACCATAATATTAACATTAGAAAGTATCCTGCAGATGTATGTACAACTGCATATGCAGTTCAATGTAACTCTGGTGGCTGTCATATCCAACAAATCAGGAGACCTGGGCAGCAGAGTTTTTGGAAAAGCCATCACACTGGGGCAGGTCCACTCACTTGACCTTGGAAGTCTGGATCCAGTGATACGAAGAGGTTGTCTGGGACTTGCTTGGTCgtagtggatgaccatgataTCTCCTGTGCCTTGTCAAGCCCCTTGCTCTCCACGAAacgttgcagaaccaccttcctggctgttggatctcactgcagATCTCAACAGCCAGAGTTGACTTTGCATGCTGGGACAGGCATGTCTCTATCTCAACAGGGAATGAGACCCACCAGCTAACCcttacctggtttagcctgcctgtcgaaGTGGTGTACCAGGGTGCAGttactgtcgcatgcaaacagcagATTAGAGCCATAAGTGAGAGCTGGATGTCCGGTGGGGCCCCAAAGATAAGTGAACTGTCCCAGAATGTACACGACAAGTACCTTCACCAGAGGCTGGACATATATATATGTCTCACATTCTATCTCACATTCAGCACATAAAATAACAGTAATATTAACGTAAAAATGTATTCTGTAGATGTCCTTTGACAAAAGTGCATATACAACATATGAAACTAAATATAACCCTAGTGGGTGGCAAAGGATGACTAGAATTGTGGGACTTGGAGTGAAAGTCACGCCTATTAGGATGCCAGTTGGTATGCAAGAACCTAATGTGTGAAATCTGTTTTGCAAAAGCAGGACAGTCCAATGTATAATAAAAGCTATAAACTACAATATGAGATTTATTAAAACAATAAATTGAGTAGTCAAAGAGAGGGAAAATTcctgagctagtgttcatggtttcatcgtctgttcagaaatctgacaaaggagaggaagaagctgttcctgaaacgtagagagtgtcttcaggctcctctaatggtagtaatgggaagaggcCATGTTctgttgatgatggatgccacctttttgaaggtgtcctgtatgctggggaggctagtgcccacgatggaccAGGCTGTgttcacaaccttctgcagctttttccaatctaaTGCAATGGGCCCTCTATACCAGACATttcaaatgctctccacagtactgctatagaaatttgtgagatcCTTTGGTGATATTAGCAATTCTCAAATTCTTAATGAATTTGTCAAGCCTTTTTTGTAATCACATCAATATGTTTGGCCCAGGGTAGATCTTGATAGATATTGACACCAAGATGGTAAAATAATATAAATTTGTTTTGCTAATCATCTCCTGTGAGAAGTTATGTAAATATTTTTGAAAGGACATGTACATAATGTGCAAATTGTGTgtttgtgcccccccccccccccacccaaacaGAGTTTGTTTGtccaactcagcaggtcagggagaggaataaacagttgagacccttcgtcaggactgtttattcttttccacatatgctgcctgacctcctgaatcCCTGCagctgtgtgtgtggggtgtctgCAGGCCCCCCTCATGTTTCCAATTGGTCAATATACCTGTCAATCACTGTGATGCCAAAGCTGATTGGGTTAATGTGTGCACATTGCCTTGCAGTTGTTCCTGCCATCCATGAGGCAGAAAGTGGCACTGGGCACTAAGGACAGCGTGGTCACAGGAGACCTGCTTCTCGAGCACTGGTTCGTGGATGACATGTTTGCCTTTGAGAATGTTGGCTTCACCAAGGACACGAATAACATCAAGTACCTCGTGTGTGCCGACTGTGAGATTGGCCCTATTGGCTGGCACTGTGTGGATGACAAGAAGAGCTTCTATGTTGCTCTAGATCGAGTGCAGCATGAGTAGAGGGCAGTGAGGGAGCACAGAATGATCGGGGGATCCTCTGTGTTAAACCTGGACACTGGACGGGGACTTCAATCATCTGTCCAGCAGCAGATGCATCGAATGTTATTCAAGATCACAATTGTaaagcagaacaaaataattgttactccagatcccatgcagcacaaaaaacacaataagataaagaacacagtgataaaaacaataaatataaatagataagATAGCTTGTTTAcgttgattgtatgttcataaagttacactaggcacaggagtatttGTGTTTAAGGTGGCTGACAGGAAATAAAGTAGTGATGATTGGAGGGATAGGATGGATCAGTGGGggcagatgttgatcagcctaacTGCTTGGGGAAAAGTGACTTATttatgagtctggtggtcctgtcaTGGATGCTAGgtagcctcctccttgatggcagtggGACAAGCAGCattccatgagcagggtgtgtgggagccttcatgatgttactggtcccTTTCTAACACCTTTCTGTCGATTTGTCAATGGTTCTAGGAGCTGCTCTTCAATTGGCGTTCTGCAGTGGAGGTGATGGCTTGGCTAGTGTTTGtaggtcattaaaaaaaaatcatatgacCCCTTGTTCTTTTGTTTTTGATCGTCATTTGTCATGGAGAGAGTCGGCACTAGTTGGAATGGCACAGTCGGATAGTGGATAGcacaattgctttacagcaccagcaacctgggttcacccgacactgtctgtagggagtttgtacattctctccatgatcgACTGgctttcctcccgcattccagagGCCTATAGATTAATGTGAGTAAGTTGTAGGTGTGCTCTActggcaggctgcccccagctcaatgctcactgatttgatttgacgtaaacaatgcatttcactgtatgtttcaatgtacatgtgacagataaagctaatccttTAAATCTTTAATGCGTGGTCTTGTCCTAGGCAGGACATTAGCATATCACTTTATAGAACCGGATTAAATTCAGATTTGATTCTCAcctctatctgtaaggagtttgtatgttctccctttgaatgtcaggggtaagttcttcacatacagagtggtgggtgcatggaacaccctgccagggatggtaCAGGGAGCTATGTCAGAAAAATGGTAGAAATAGGTAGAAAAATGGAAGATgatgatcttggaataggttacaaggtcagcacatcatgggccaaaggcctgtactgttctatgttcctgtGGTAGGGTTAGtgacttgtgggcatgctatgttggcaccagaaatgtGGCAATGCGTGCTGGCTGCCTGGCACAATCGTTTTTGATCTGATATAAAATGATCCATTCCACTGTTTCAATGTATGCTTGacaaataaattttaaattttaaaaccaATGTCGTGGGTGTACCAGGAGGGGTGTGATGCTGTGGCGTATGTATCCCTTGTGGGTAGTAGGATAATGTAATTGCTGGAAACATGCATAATtgacaaccactgacattgagttgggttCACTGATAGAGGCTGATCTGATGTGATGTCATAATTATGTGAATTTCTGTTACCCCGTTTTGTGTTCAGTTTATGgatacaataaatgagttgttttccttgaacataaaatgcctcacatAGTTTTATTTCagaaaacctacattggtgaccccaatgctCCAGAGTTACTGAACATGTCGGCCAACATGAAACTGCCGGGGTTTAGGGAGCAAAATGCCGATGCTtggttcatacaggctgaggctCAATTCATGCTGTGAGAACTCTCCATGGACACACCAAATATTTCTTTCTGGTAGCATCAGTCAACAACTCCATAGCTGTGTCTACTGGAACACCTacctgaacacaataaatatcaatcactgaaaacccaccttttacagacttttaGACTATCGCAGTCTGAGTGCACCAAACCATCGCTCTCCTTGCCTGGCCTTGGTGATCTTAAGCCTTTGGAGCTAATGTTGTCTCTGCCTGATCAAGTTCCCGTAGCCCGCGCTACTGCACCTGTGAAGGACTCAAGGGGGCTTTGCTAAAATTTCAGTGAGTAGAGACCCAAACCTGCTTAATGctctactccactgtaatactgataatgAATTTAGCTTCTCAAATTCcaaggtgaattcaatcatactatggtCACTTtccccaaagggttcttttaccttacgctctctaatcaattctggttccttgcacatcacccaatccagaatagctgaatccccaatgggctcaaccacaagctgctctgaaaagccattttgtaggcattctagaaattaccCCACTAGAAAtcgagcaccaacctgattttcccaacctacctgaatattgaaatccaccatgactattgaaacattgcccttttggcaagcattttctatctcccattgtaatttgtagactacatccttactactgtttgagggTTGGATGGGTGGAGggtgtatacaactcccattggAGTCTTTAACACTGCAATTCTTTAGCCCGACCCACAATGATTCATCGCCTTCCTATATCACCTCTTACTCATGATTTGATTTCAAATTTTACTAACACAGCCACACTGCTCCCTTtgtttcctgcctgtcctttcaataccatgtgtatccttggacattaaactcccagctctaatctttcagccatgattcagtgttgccaacaacatcatacatgccaatctgtaactgattcaagttcatctactttattctatATACTGTGCGCTTTCAAGTATATTACCTTCAAATTCTGtagtcacccttttcaattttgtctaccTTTTACATTACAACTCATCCTGTTAACTGCAGTCTTACCCAGTCAACAGCTTCTTCTCACTACACAgtgctctgtttgtaaaccataagacacaggagcagaattaggccatttgatccatcgagtctgctctgccatttaatcattgcTGAAccttttttctcccctcctcagccccactccccagctttgtccccataacctttgatgccatgtccaatcaagaacctatcaagctctgccctaagtacacccaatgacctggcctccacagctgcctgtggtaacaaattccacaaattcaccacactctagctaaagaaatttctctgcatcttttaATTGGACGCtcctctatcctaaggctgtgccaTCATGATCTTGACTAccccaccactggaaacatcccttccacatgtactctgtctaggcctttcgacattcaaaaggttttaacattcatccttctaaattccagcgagtacagatctATCAAGCATTCCTCgtagataaccctttcattcccagaatcatccttgtgaacctcctttgaaacctttccaatgtcagcacatcttttacaGAAATCTTGAActggtgagaagacagctgaaacatctccacccaagcaaggctgcaggcccggatggtgtcagccccagggtgctcaaagcctgtgccccccagctatgtggagtacttcaccatgtcttcaacctgagtctgagtctccagagggttcctgtgctatggaagacatcctgcctcgtccctgtaccaaagacgccacgccccagtggctccaatgactacagaccggtggcattgacctcccacatcatgaagaccctggagaggcttgttctagagcagctccggcctatggttaggctacacttagaccccctccagttcgcctaccagccccaactaggagttgaggatgccatcgtctacctgctgaaccatgtctacgcccacctggacaagccagcgagcactgtgagggtcatgttttttgacttctccagtgcgttcaacaccatccgccctgctctgctgggtgagaagctgacagtgatgcaggtggatgcttccctggtgtcatggattattgatcacctgactggcagaccacagtacgtgcgcttgcaacactgtgtgtcagacagagtggtcagcagcattggggctccacaggggactgtcctgtctcccttcctcttcactatctacacctcggacttcaactacaacacagagtcttgccatcttcagaagttttctgatgactctgccatagttggatgcatcagcaagggagatgaggctgagtacagggctacggtgggaaactttgtcacatggtgtgagcagaatcatttgcagcttaatgtgaaaaagactaaggagctggtggtggatctgaggagggctaaggcaccggtgacccgtttccacatggtggaggattacaaatacctggggatacaaattgacaataaactggactggtcaaagaacactgaggctgtctacaagaagtgtcagagctgtctctatttcctgaggagactgaggtcctttaacatctgctggacgatgctgaggatgttctacgagtctgtggtggccagtgttatcatgtttgctgttgtgtgctagggcagcaggctgagggtagcagacaccaacagaattaacaaactcattcgtaaggccagtgatgttgtgggggtggaactggacactctgatggtggtgtctgaaaagaggatgctgtccaagttgcatgccatcttagacaatgtctcccatccactccgtaatgtactggttaggcacaggagtacgttcagccagagactcattccactgagatgcaacactgagcgtcataggaagtcattcctgcctgtgggcatcaaactttacaactcctccctcggagtgtcagacaccctgagccaataggctggtcctggacttatttccacttggaataatttacttattattatttaattatttatggttttatattgctatatgtccacactattcttggttggtgcgactgtaatgaaacccaatttccctcgggatcaataaagtatgtctgtctgtctgtcttttagatgaggagcccaaaactgttcacaatactcaaggcgaggtctcaccagtgctttataaagcctcagcatcacatccctgctcttgtattctagacctcttgaaatgaatgctgacactgcatttgtctttctcaccactgattctacccgcaagttaacctttagggtgttctgcacaaagactcccaagtccttttgcatctcaacattacctgcctttccaccaatgtttgtatcatctgcaaacttggcaacaaagccatctattccatcatctaaatcattgatatacagcatccactaatcactgacagccaaccagacaaggatccttttatttccactcgctgcctcctaccaatcaatactctaaccatgccagtaactttcctataatcccatgtgctcttaacttggtctgaaagtccaaatatacaacatccactacatcccctttatctatcctacttgtaatctcctcaaagaattccaacaagttcatcaggcaagattttcccataaGGAAACCTTGCCGACTttttgtaactgtgctacaagttcatctaccttattccatatactgcacacattcacacattcaaatataacatctttaaATCCTATCTTCAGCATTATCActacagttcccatcccccagTTAACTTAAACATTCCCAACCAACTATAgacaacctgcccacaaggatattagacCACCACTCTCCCtgccaccccccccctccccccactttcaggTTCAGaagtaacctgtcccttttggtCATACTTTCTCTagatgagatcccaatgatccagaaatccaaacccctgccccctgcaccaattcctcagccatacaTTCATTTGCCAAATCCCCCTATTCCTAGCctggcacatggcatgggtagcaatcctgagataatTACCCTGGAGGTTTAATCCTAGCTCTCCAAAATCTCTCTTctggacctcctcaccttgtctacctatgtcattgatgccaatatgtaccaagacttctggctgctcacccttgcccttgagaatgacatagacccgatctgagacatccctgttCCTGGCACCAGGCATCTCTATCGCACCCACAGAatcttgtctctgttcctctgactaggaatctcctatcaacatgtagacctcttcacctctctgttcctctgagccacagcaccagactc
The genomic region above belongs to Hemitrygon akajei chromosome 27, sHemAka1.3, whole genome shotgun sequence and contains:
- the rabif gene encoding guanine nucleotide exchange factor MSS4, which translates into the protein MEDPAEGDGAVVGTVCPPAEQQTEPPGGDDPGLSTGLVSDSGTNGKAVVCERCGSRVLSPGTARYRRRELFLPSMRQKVALGTKDSVVTGDLLLEHWFVDDMFAFENVGFTKDTNNIKYLVCADCEIGPIGWHCVDDKKSFYVALDRVQHE